From the Aquitalea magnusonii genome, one window contains:
- a CDS encoding efflux transporter outer membrane subunit → MSAFTPSRLALAGLLSLLLAGCTIGPDYTRPKMDIPATYKEDGRWKTATPQDAAPRGNWWAVYQDPQLDSLMDTLNRQSPTIAQAEANYRNARALLDQAEASLWPTISSSASKTRGVTTAGGSVSNQYNLSASASWEVDLWGTVRRAVEAGNAKEAASAAQLASIRLSSQAQLATAYLQLVATDVQLKQLQDSEANLLQNLQLTRNQFAVGMVSDDVVAQAESSWKTAQATRVDKQLSRAQLEHAIAASLGVAPASFTLPVSKTLPHLPQLPAGLPSTLLERRPDIAAAERAVAQANAEIGIAKAAFFPTLNLTASGGYKSSSFADWVSLPNRIWSVGPQLAFTLFDGGLRRAQTAAAVASYDASVASYRQTVLSAFQAVEDNLSAQALLDEEMQYQQAALAAAQRAETIALNQYRAGVVSYLNVLTAQNSRISAENSLWTLKNRQYTASVALIAALGGQW, encoded by the coding sequence ATGTCTGCATTCACCCCGTCCCGGCTGGCACTGGCCGGCCTGCTCAGCCTGCTGCTGGCCGGCTGCACCATCGGCCCGGACTATACCCGGCCCAAGATGGACATTCCGGCAACGTACAAGGAAGACGGCCGCTGGAAAACCGCCACCCCGCAAGATGCTGCCCCGCGTGGCAACTGGTGGGCGGTGTATCAGGACCCGCAGCTCGATAGCCTGATGGACACCCTCAACCGGCAAAGCCCCACCATTGCCCAGGCCGAGGCCAATTACCGTAATGCCCGCGCCTTGCTGGATCAGGCCGAAGCCAGCCTGTGGCCCACCATCAGCAGCAGCGCCAGCAAAACCCGCGGGGTGACAACGGCGGGCGGCAGCGTCAGCAATCAGTACAATCTGTCCGCCAGCGCCAGTTGGGAAGTGGATTTGTGGGGTACGGTGCGCCGCGCGGTGGAGGCGGGCAATGCCAAGGAGGCGGCCAGCGCCGCCCAACTGGCGTCCATCCGCCTGAGCAGCCAGGCCCAACTGGCCACTGCCTATCTGCAACTGGTGGCTACCGATGTGCAGCTCAAGCAATTGCAGGACAGCGAGGCCAATCTGCTGCAAAACCTGCAGCTCACCCGCAACCAGTTTGCCGTGGGCATGGTGTCGGACGATGTGGTGGCGCAGGCGGAAAGCAGCTGGAAAACCGCTCAGGCCACCCGCGTGGACAAGCAACTGAGCCGCGCCCAGCTGGAGCACGCCATTGCCGCCTCGCTGGGCGTGGCCCCGGCCAGCTTCACGCTGCCGGTCAGCAAAACCCTGCCCCATCTGCCACAACTGCCAGCCGGCCTGCCGTCCACCTTGCTGGAGCGCCGTCCGGACATTGCGGCGGCAGAGCGGGCGGTGGCACAGGCCAATGCCGAAATCGGCATTGCCAAGGCGGCGTTCTTTCCCACGCTGAACCTGACTGCCAGCGGCGGTTACAAGAGCAGCAGCTTTGCCGACTGGGTAAGCCTGCCCAACCGTATCTGGAGCGTGGGGCCGCAACTGGCATTCACCCTGTTTGACGGTGGCTTGCGCCGCGCACAGACCGCCGCTGCCGTGGCCAGCTACGACGCCAGTGTGGCCAGCTACCGCCAGACCGTACTGAGTGCATTTCAGGCGGTAGAAGACAATCTGTCGGCCCAGGCGCTGCTGGACGAGGAAATGCAGTACCAGCAAGCGGCACTGGCCGCGGCGCAGCGGGCGGAAACCATTGCGCTCAACCAGTATCGCGCCGGGGTGGTGAGTTATCTGAATGTGCTGACTGCGCAAAACAGCCGCATCAGCGCGGAAAACAGCCTGTGGACCTTGAAAAACCGCCAGTACACCGCCAGTGTGGCCTTGATTGCTGCTCTCGGTGGTCAGTGGTAG
- a CDS encoding multidrug efflux RND transporter permease subunit has protein sequence MIPSAPFIRRPIATTLLTLAILLAGFLAFKLLPVSPLPQVDFPTISVSAKLPGASPETMASTVATPLERALGRIAGVTEITSSSSLASTRITLQFDLNRDINGAARDVQAAINAARSLLPTGMPSNPTYRKVNPADAPIMIIGLTSDSLTRGQMYDAADSILGQKLAQVEGIGDVNIGGGAQPAVRVEMNPLQLNHYGIGMETVRAAITSTNANRPKGFVEDGQRHWQVQANDQAGKASDYLPLVVSYKNGAAVRLSDVAEVKDSVLDVRNAGLLGKQPAVMIILFRQPGANIIETVERVKALLPQLQASIPAAIKMQVVMDRTSTIRASLSEVERSLLISIALVILVVFLFLRNGRATAIPAITVPVSLVGTFAVMYLCGFSLNNLSLMALTIATGFVVDDTIVVLENIARHIENGMKPFQAALQGAREVGFTVLSMSISLIAVFIPILMMGGIIGRLFREFAVTLSVAILVSLLVSLTTTPMLCARWLKSHGEHQPGRLFVWSERMFDAMLAGYRRSLGWALRHGPLMMLMLAATIALNVYLYVIVPKGFFPQQDTGRLTGMIKADQSISFQAMQQKLQHFIDAVGQDPAVDKVIGFTGGGQRNTANMFVSLKPLGERTETADQVIARLRKRLAREPGAQLFLQSVQDIRVGGRSANAQYQYTLQGDDLEELRRWTPRVQQALQKLPMLADVSSDQEIKGLQTTLTFDRDAMARLGLTQSQVDAVLNDAFGQRQVSTIYNPLNQYHVVLEVAPQYWQSAEGLRSIYLQTTSGQPIPLSAFARWQPTNTALAVNHQSQFAATTVSFNLPPGSSLSDATAAIDKATADIGLPASIHGSFQGTAKSFQDSLGSQPVLILAAMVAVYIVLGMLYESVVHPLTILSTLPSAGVGALLALLATGGEFNIIALIGVLLLIGIVKKNAIMMIDFALSAEREQGLSSHDAILQACLLRFRPIMMTTLAALFGALPLALGHGDGAEMRTPLGISIVGGLLLSQLLTLYTTPVVYLYLDRFRLWCQQWRDNWRSRAAAAHKE, from the coding sequence ATGATTCCGTCCGCGCCCTTCATCCGGCGGCCCATTGCCACCACGCTGCTGACACTGGCCATCCTGCTGGCGGGCTTTCTGGCCTTCAAGCTGCTGCCGGTGTCGCCCTTGCCGCAGGTGGATTTCCCCACTATCTCGGTCAGTGCCAAGCTGCCCGGTGCCAGCCCGGAAACCATGGCGTCCACCGTGGCCACCCCGCTGGAGCGGGCGCTGGGGCGCATTGCCGGGGTGACCGAAATCACCTCGTCCAGCTCGCTGGCGTCCACCCGCATTACCTTGCAGTTTGATCTCAACCGCGACATCAACGGTGCCGCACGCGATGTGCAGGCCGCCATCAATGCCGCGCGTTCCTTGCTGCCCACCGGTATGCCGTCCAACCCGACCTACCGCAAGGTGAACCCGGCCGACGCGCCCATCATGATCATCGGCCTGACCTCGGACTCGCTCACCCGCGGCCAGATGTACGATGCCGCCGACTCCATCCTCGGCCAGAAGCTGGCGCAGGTGGAGGGCATTGGCGATGTGAATATCGGTGGCGGCGCACAGCCGGCAGTGCGGGTGGAAATGAACCCGCTACAGCTGAACCATTACGGTATCGGCATGGAAACGGTGCGCGCCGCCATCACCAGCACCAATGCCAACCGGCCCAAGGGCTTTGTCGAGGACGGCCAGCGTCACTGGCAGGTACAGGCCAATGACCAGGCCGGCAAGGCCAGCGACTACCTGCCGCTGGTGGTGAGCTACAAGAACGGCGCGGCAGTGCGCCTGTCCGACGTGGCCGAGGTAAAGGATTCGGTACTGGATGTGCGCAATGCCGGTTTGCTGGGCAAGCAACCGGCGGTGATGATCATCCTGTTCCGCCAGCCGGGTGCCAACATCATCGAAACGGTGGAGCGGGTGAAGGCCTTGCTGCCGCAGTTGCAGGCGTCCATTCCCGCCGCCATCAAGATGCAGGTGGTGATGGACCGCACCTCCACCATCCGCGCCTCGCTGTCCGAGGTGGAGCGCTCACTGCTGATTTCCATCGCGCTGGTCATCCTGGTGGTCTTCCTGTTCTTGCGTAATGGCCGCGCCACCGCCATTCCCGCCATCACCGTGCCGGTATCGCTGGTGGGCACTTTTGCCGTGATGTATCTGTGCGGCTTTTCGCTCAACAACCTCAGCCTGATGGCGCTGACCATTGCCACCGGTTTTGTGGTGGACGACACCATCGTGGTGCTGGAAAACATTGCCCGCCACATCGAAAACGGCATGAAGCCTTTCCAGGCCGCGCTGCAGGGCGCGCGTGAAGTGGGCTTCACCGTGCTGTCGATGAGCATTTCGCTGATCGCGGTGTTCATTCCCATCCTGATGATGGGCGGCATCATCGGCCGCCTGTTCCGCGAATTTGCCGTCACGCTGTCGGTGGCCATTCTGGTGTCGCTGCTGGTGTCGCTCACCACCACGCCCATGCTGTGTGCGCGCTGGCTGAAAAGCCATGGCGAACACCAGCCGGGCCGCCTGTTTGTCTGGAGCGAGCGCATGTTCGACGCCATGCTGGCCGGCTATCGCCGCAGCCTTGGCTGGGCGCTGCGCCACGGCCCGCTGATGATGCTGATGCTGGCGGCCACCATTGCGCTGAATGTCTACCTGTACGTGATTGTGCCCAAGGGCTTTTTCCCGCAGCAGGACACCGGCCGTCTCACCGGCATGATCAAGGCCGACCAGAGCATTTCCTTCCAGGCCATGCAGCAAAAGCTGCAACACTTTATCGACGCGGTAGGGCAGGACCCGGCAGTGGACAAGGTGATCGGCTTTACCGGCGGCGGCCAGCGCAACACTGCCAATATGTTTGTCAGCCTCAAGCCGCTGGGCGAGCGCACGGAAACGGCTGATCAGGTGATTGCCCGCCTGCGCAAGCGGCTGGCGCGCGAGCCGGGGGCGCAGTTGTTTTTGCAATCGGTGCAGGACATCCGCGTGGGCGGACGGTCGGCCAATGCCCAGTACCAGTACACCCTGCAAGGGGATGACCTGGAAGAACTGCGCCGCTGGACGCCCAGGGTGCAGCAGGCGCTGCAAAAACTGCCGATGCTGGCCGATGTCAGCAGCGATCAGGAAATCAAGGGCCTGCAAACCACGCTCACCTTCGACCGTGATGCCATGGCGCGCCTCGGCCTGACCCAGTCGCAAGTGGATGCCGTGCTGAACGACGCCTTCGGCCAGCGCCAGGTGTCCACCATCTACAACCCGCTCAACCAGTACCATGTGGTGCTGGAAGTGGCACCCCAGTACTGGCAGAGCGCCGAAGGCCTGCGCAGCATCTATCTGCAAACCACCTCCGGCCAGCCGATTCCGCTGTCTGCCTTTGCCCGCTGGCAGCCCACCAATACCGCGCTGGCGGTGAACCACCAGAGCCAGTTTGCCGCCACCACCGTGTCCTTCAACCTGCCGCCGGGCAGTTCGCTGTCCGACGCCACCGCAGCCATTGACAAGGCGACCGCGGACATCGGCCTGCCCGCCTCGATACACGGCAGCTTCCAGGGTACGGCCAAGTCCTTCCAGGATTCGCTGGGCAGCCAGCCGGTGTTGATTCTGGCTGCCATGGTGGCGGTGTATATCGTGCTGGGCATGCTGTATGAAAGCGTGGTGCATCCGCTCACCATCCTGTCCACGCTGCCGTCGGCCGGGGTAGGGGCCTTGCTGGCACTGCTGGCCACCGGTGGCGAATTCAACATCATTGCGCTGATCGGCGTGTTGCTGCTGATCGGCATCGTCAAGAAAAACGCCATCATGATGATCGACTTTGCCCTCAGCGCCGAACGCGAGCAGGGCCTCAGTTCGCACGATGCCATTCTGCAAGCCTGCCTGCTGCGCTTCCGTCCCATCATGATGACCACGCTGGCCGCCCTGTTTGGCGCATTGCCGCTGGCACTGGGGCATGGCGACGGTGCCGAGATGCGCACCCCGCTGGGCATCTCCATTGTCGGTGGCCTGCTGCTCAGCCAGTTGCTGACGCTGTACACCACGCCGGTGGTTTACCTGTATCTGGACCGCTTCCGCCTGTGGTGCCAGCAATGGCGTGACAACTGGCGCAGCCGGGCTGCCGCCGCACACAAGGAATGA
- a CDS encoding MdtB/MuxB family multidrug efflux RND transporter permease subunit: MNPSRPFILRPVATTLLMLAILLTGLVAWKLLPVSALPEVDYPTIQVVTQYPGASPEVITSSITAPLERQFGQMPGLTQMSSTSSGGASVITLQFSLELTLDVAEQEVQAAINAAGNLLPSDLPNPPIYSKVNPADTPILTIAVSSDTLPLTKLEDLVDTRLAQKLSQVPGVGLVSLSGGQRPAVRIQSNPKALAARGLTLEDIRTAISNANVNQAKGSFDGPQQASTVDGNDQLKSAEEYQNVIIAYQNGAAVRLRDVAKVVDAAENMRLAAWAGTTPSIILNVQRQPGANVIQVTDRIKALLPQLQSTLPGAVDVKVLSDRTVTIRASVEDVEFELMLAIGLVVMVIFVFLRNVPATIIPAVAVPLSLVGTFGVMYLTGFSINNLTLMALTIATGFVVDDAIVMIENIARYIEEGEKPMAAALKGSQQIGFTIISLTFSLIAVLIPLLFMGDVVGRLFREFAITLAVSILISAFISLTLTPMMCARLLKHVPEEKQGRFYHASGAFFDRIIARYGQMLGWVLERQKLTLLVAFGTLLLTVLLYVAVPKGFFPLQDTGAIMGSSEAAQSISFSAMAQKQEQLAQALLKDPAVDSLSSFIGVDGNNASLNSGRLQINLKPKGERDDIRTVLARLQQSAASVPGMSLYLQPVQDLSIDTRVSRTQYQFTLQATNPDELSQWVPKLVHKLSQLPQLADVASDLQDKGLQAYVNINRDTAARLGVTTAAIDNALYDAFGQRLISTIFTQTNQYRVVLEVDGQNQQGPLSLKGIYVPTASGGPVPLDTVASIEQRPTALTINHLGQFPTTTISFNLAKGAALGPAVEAIRQAEAELGMPASLDTKFQGAALAFQASLSNTLWLILAAIITMYIVLGVLYESYIHPITILSTLPSAGIGALLALLVSGNDLSVIAIIGIILLIGIVKKNAIMMIDFALEAEREQGMSPRDAIYQACLLRFRPILMTTMAALLGALPLMLGSGMGSELRSPLGVTMVGGLLVSQVLTLFTTPVIYLAFDRLARRWRRPDHAADDDQAEAEA, encoded by the coding sequence ATGAATCCTTCACGTCCCTTTATCCTGCGGCCGGTGGCCACCACCTTGCTGATGCTGGCCATCCTGCTTACCGGCCTGGTGGCCTGGAAGCTGCTGCCGGTATCGGCCCTGCCCGAGGTGGACTACCCCACCATCCAGGTGGTGACCCAATACCCCGGTGCCAGCCCGGAAGTGATCACCTCGTCCATTACCGCGCCACTGGAGCGTCAGTTCGGCCAGATGCCGGGGCTGACCCAGATGTCGTCCACCAGTTCCGGTGGTGCATCGGTGATTACCCTGCAGTTCAGCCTGGAATTGACGCTGGATGTGGCCGAACAGGAAGTGCAGGCCGCCATCAATGCGGCGGGTAATCTGTTGCCCAGCGACCTGCCCAATCCGCCGATCTACAGCAAGGTGAACCCGGCGGACACCCCGATTCTCACCATCGCGGTCAGCTCGGACACCCTGCCGCTGACCAAGCTGGAAGACCTGGTGGACACCCGGCTGGCGCAAAAGCTGTCGCAAGTGCCGGGCGTGGGTCTGGTCAGCCTCAGTGGCGGTCAGCGGCCTGCGGTGCGCATCCAGAGCAATCCCAAGGCACTGGCAGCGCGCGGCCTGACGCTGGAGGATATCCGCACCGCCATCAGCAATGCCAATGTGAACCAGGCCAAGGGCAGTTTTGATGGCCCGCAGCAAGCCTCCACCGTGGATGGCAACGACCAGCTCAAGTCGGCCGAGGAATACCAGAATGTCATCATCGCCTACCAGAACGGCGCAGCAGTGCGCTTGCGTGATGTGGCCAAGGTCGTTGATGCGGCAGAAAACATGCGGCTGGCCGCCTGGGCTGGTACGACGCCGTCCATCATCCTGAATGTGCAGCGTCAGCCGGGGGCCAATGTCATCCAGGTGACTGACCGCATCAAGGCCTTGCTGCCGCAACTGCAGTCCACCTTGCCCGGTGCGGTGGATGTGAAGGTGCTGAGCGACCGCACTGTCACCATCCGTGCCTCGGTGGAGGATGTCGAGTTTGAACTGATGCTGGCCATCGGCCTGGTGGTGATGGTGATTTTCGTGTTCCTGCGCAATGTGCCGGCCACCATCATTCCCGCCGTGGCGGTGCCGCTGTCGCTGGTGGGGACCTTTGGCGTGATGTACCTCACCGGCTTTTCCATCAACAACCTCACCCTGATGGCGCTGACCATTGCCACCGGCTTTGTGGTGGACGATGCCATCGTGATGATCGAGAACATTGCCCGCTACATCGAGGAAGGCGAAAAACCGATGGCGGCGGCGCTGAAGGGCTCGCAGCAGATTGGCTTTACCATCATCTCGCTCACTTTCTCGCTGATTGCGGTGCTGATTCCGCTGCTGTTCATGGGCGATGTGGTGGGGCGGCTGTTCCGTGAGTTTGCCATCACGCTGGCGGTGTCCATCCTGATTTCCGCCTTCATTTCGCTCACCCTGACGCCGATGATGTGTGCGCGCCTGCTCAAGCATGTGCCGGAAGAAAAACAGGGCCGTTTCTACCATGCCAGCGGGGCCTTCTTCGACCGCATCATTGCCCGTTACGGCCAAATGCTTGGGTGGGTGCTGGAGCGGCAAAAGCTCACCCTGCTGGTGGCGTTTGGCACCTTGCTGCTGACCGTGCTGCTGTATGTGGCGGTGCCCAAGGGCTTTTTCCCCTTGCAGGACACCGGTGCCATCATGGGCAGCAGCGAGGCGGCGCAGAGTATTTCTTTCAGCGCCATGGCGCAGAAGCAGGAACAACTGGCTCAGGCCTTGCTGAAAGACCCGGCGGTGGACAGCCTGTCGTCCTTCATCGGGGTGGATGGCAATAATGCCTCGCTCAACAGCGGCCGCCTGCAAATCAACCTCAAGCCCAAGGGCGAGCGTGATGACATCCGCACCGTGCTGGCACGGCTGCAGCAAAGTGCCGCCAGCGTGCCGGGCATGTCGCTGTATTTGCAGCCGGTGCAGGATTTGTCCATCGACACCCGTGTCAGCCGCACCCAGTACCAGTTCACCCTGCAGGCCACCAATCCGGACGAGCTGTCGCAATGGGTGCCCAAGCTGGTACACAAGCTGAGTCAATTGCCGCAACTGGCGGATGTGGCCAGCGACTTGCAGGACAAGGGCCTGCAAGCTTACGTGAACATCAACCGTGATACCGCCGCCCGGCTGGGTGTTACCACGGCGGCCATCGACAATGCGCTGTACGACGCCTTTGGCCAGCGGCTGATTTCCACCATCTTCACCCAGACCAACCAGTACCGCGTGGTGCTGGAAGTGGACGGGCAGAACCAGCAAGGCCCGCTGTCGCTCAAGGGCATCTACGTGCCCACCGCCAGTGGCGGCCCGGTGCCGCTGGATACGGTGGCCAGCATCGAGCAGCGCCCGACCGCGCTCACCATCAACCATCTGGGGCAATTCCCCACCACCACCATCTCGTTCAACCTGGCCAAGGGCGCGGCGCTGGGGCCGGCGGTGGAGGCCATCCGGCAGGCTGAGGCCGAGCTGGGCATGCCGGCCAGCCTGGATACCAAATTCCAGGGCGCGGCACTGGCTTTCCAGGCTTCGCTCAGCAACACGCTATGGCTGATCCTGGCGGCCATCATCACCATGTATATCGTGCTGGGGGTGTTGTACGAGAGCTATATTCATCCCATTACCATCTTGTCGACGCTACCCTCGGCCGGTATTGGTGCCCTGCTGGCCTTGCTGGTGTCCGGCAACGACCTGTCGGTGATTGCCATCATCGGCATCATCCTGCTGATCGGCATCGTCAAGAAAAACGCCATCATGATGATCGACTTTGCGCTGGAGGCCGAGCGCGAGCAGGGCATGAGCCCGCGCGATGCCATCTACCAGGCCTGTCTGCTGCGCTTCCGTCCCATCCTGATGACCACCATGGCGGCGCTGCTGGGCGCGCTGCCGCTGATGCTGGGCAGTGGCATGGGCTCCGAATTGCGCTCGCCGCTGGGCGTCACCATGGTGGGCGGGCTGCTGGTCAGCCAGGTGCTGACGCTGTTTACCACCCCGGTGATTTACCTGGCCTTCGACCGGCTGGCACGACGCTGGCGGCGTCCTGACCATGCCGCTGACGATGACCAGGCAGAGGCCGAGGCATGA
- a CDS encoding MdtA/MuxA family multidrug efflux RND transporter periplasmic adaptor subunit translates to MSASPATPKATLRNVSLLLLMLAAAGWWWSSHRTAASDATGARRGGGPVAVAVATVTQQDAPLQLSALGTVTATNTVTVHSRVDGQLMALHFDEGQLVQKGQLLAELDPRPFQAALTQAEGQLMRDQALLQNARLDLARYQQLLAQNSIAKQQVDTQQALVAQYQGTVKLDQGAVATARLQLDYSRITAPLSGRVGLRQVDLGNIVHSSDSNGVVVITQTQPINVLFAVPETSLSQVLAAARTAKGKLQVEAWDRDNRHKLADGELLAIDNQLSTTTGTVNLKARFANADAALFPNQFVNVHLQLGDQPNAIVVPSVALQQGKVGSYVYTVNPDQTVSINKVKAGAVSGDNTIIEEGVKAGQKVVVDGLDKLREGAQIKVIDRATQSAVEGSSKGRGKPHAASGGWGGQRQHASAAN, encoded by the coding sequence ATGTCCGCTTCTCCTGCCACACCCAAGGCTACCCTGCGCAATGTCTCCCTGTTACTGCTGATGCTGGCAGCGGCAGGCTGGTGGTGGAGCAGCCACCGCACGGCGGCCAGTGATGCAACTGGTGCCAGGCGTGGCGGCGGACCGGTGGCAGTGGCGGTGGCCACGGTGACGCAGCAGGATGCGCCCTTGCAACTAAGTGCCTTGGGTACGGTGACGGCCACCAACACGGTGACGGTACACAGCCGGGTGGATGGCCAGTTGATGGCCCTGCATTTTGACGAAGGCCAACTGGTGCAAAAAGGCCAATTGCTGGCTGAACTGGACCCGCGCCCCTTCCAGGCTGCGCTGACCCAGGCCGAAGGCCAACTGATGCGCGACCAGGCATTGCTGCAAAACGCCCGGCTGGACCTCGCCCGTTACCAGCAGTTGCTGGCGCAGAACTCCATTGCCAAGCAGCAGGTGGATACCCAGCAGGCGCTGGTGGCCCAGTATCAGGGCACGGTGAAGCTGGACCAGGGCGCGGTGGCCACCGCCCGTCTGCAACTGGATTACAGCCGCATCACCGCGCCCCTGTCCGGCCGGGTTGGTCTGCGTCAGGTCGACCTGGGCAATATCGTGCACTCCAGCGACAGCAACGGCGTGGTGGTGATTACCCAGACCCAACCCATCAATGTGCTGTTTGCGGTGCCGGAAACCAGCCTCAGCCAGGTGCTGGCCGCGGCCCGCACGGCCAAGGGCAAGCTGCAGGTGGAAGCCTGGGACCGTGACAACCGCCACAAGCTGGCCGATGGCGAGCTGCTGGCCATCGACAATCAGCTAAGCACCACCACCGGCACGGTGAACCTGAAGGCGCGCTTTGCCAATGCCGATGCCGCCTTGTTCCCCAATCAATTTGTCAATGTACACCTGCAACTGGGCGACCAGCCCAATGCAATCGTAGTCCCCAGCGTGGCCTTGCAGCAGGGCAAGGTGGGCAGCTATGTCTACACGGTGAATCCGGACCAGACCGTCAGCATCAACAAGGTGAAAGCCGGTGCGGTGTCCGGTGACAACACCATTATCGAAGAGGGTGTGAAAGCCGGTCAGAAAGTGGTGGTGGATGGCCTGGACAAGCTGCGCGAAGGTGCGCAGATCAAGGTGATAGACCGTGCCACGCAAAGCGCGGTGGAGGGAAGCAGCAAGGGCAGGGGCAAACCGCATGCGGCCAGTGGTGGCTGGGGCGGCCAGCGCCAACATGCCTCGGCAGCCAACTAA